One region of Pseudomonas sp. B21-040 genomic DNA includes:
- a CDS encoding RND family transporter, producing the protein MGNIQQDTMPVICNLQDFDRSSGNRLERWVFNHRPLFMLLMAVITLVLGYMMATRLELRPSFEKMIPQSQPYIKNFLENRKSLRGLGSSVRVVVENTEGDVFDPDYLNVLKQVNDELFLTEGVDRAWMKSLWSPSVRWTEVTEEGFQGGPVMPDTYQGTPADIEQLRENINRSGIVGNLVASDFKSTMLIVPLLDTASATGHSVDYHTFAKKLERQMHDKEGSGKYKVHVIGFAKLVGDLIDGLIQVMMFFGLAVVTSLVIIYAYTRCVRSTLLVVGCSLIAVVWQLGIVAWLGYAIDPYSVLVPFLIFAIGVSHAAQKMNGIMQDIARGTHKLIAARYTFRRLFIAGVTALLADAVGFAVLMLIDIPVIQDLAITASIGVAVLIFTSLLLMPVALSYVGVGKKAAERALKIDSRAAAHRGFGKLWDLLDRFTTRNWAIGTVLGALVLGIAGFAVSTHLKIGDLDSGAPELRADSRYNRDNAYITGHYALSSDLFAVMIKTPPEGCLNYQTLVLADRLAWELQQYPGVQATSSLVNAVRQITAGSFEGNPKLNNIQRNQDVLNYGAQQASVNAPELFNNNCSVMPVIAYLKDHKAETLDAVVAIADKFARENSTPDRQFLLAAGTAGIEAATNIVVREANHTMLLYVYLAVTLFCLITFRSWRATLVALLPLVLTSILCEALMVAMGIGVKVATLPVIALGVGIGVDYALYLLSVQLHYQRSGMPLSEAYRNAVAFTGRVVGLVGITLAAGVVSWAWSPIKFQADMGILLTFMFLWNMLGALILIPALSYFLLRGPSLNRRAAPAEPGRQTSDSDNSNKPGVPHALTMSE; encoded by the coding sequence ATGGGCAATATCCAACAAGACACGATGCCGGTGATTTGCAACTTGCAAGACTTCGATCGAAGTTCCGGAAACCGGCTGGAAAGGTGGGTCTTCAATCACCGCCCCCTGTTCATGTTGCTCATGGCAGTGATCACCCTGGTACTGGGTTACATGATGGCGACCCGTCTCGAGCTGCGTCCCAGCTTCGAGAAGATGATTCCGCAGAGCCAGCCGTACATTAAAAATTTCCTGGAGAACCGCAAGTCTTTGCGCGGCTTGGGCAGCTCGGTGCGGGTGGTGGTTGAAAACACCGAAGGAGACGTCTTCGACCCCGATTACCTGAACGTGCTCAAACAGGTTAACGACGAACTGTTCCTCACCGAAGGCGTCGACCGCGCATGGATGAAGTCGCTGTGGAGCCCGTCGGTACGCTGGACCGAAGTCACCGAGGAAGGTTTCCAGGGTGGACCGGTGATGCCCGACACCTATCAGGGTACGCCGGCGGATATCGAACAACTGCGCGAGAACATCAACCGCTCCGGCATTGTCGGTAATCTGGTAGCCAGCGACTTCAAGTCCACCATGTTGATCGTGCCGTTGCTCGACACTGCTTCGGCAACCGGACACAGCGTCGACTACCACACGTTCGCCAAGAAACTTGAAAGGCAAATGCATGACAAGGAGGGCTCCGGCAAATACAAAGTCCACGTGATCGGCTTCGCCAAGTTGGTCGGCGACCTGATTGACGGCCTGATCCAGGTAATGATGTTTTTCGGCCTGGCCGTGGTCACCTCGCTGGTGATCATCTACGCCTACACTCGCTGCGTGCGCAGCACCCTGCTGGTAGTTGGCTGCTCGCTGATCGCAGTGGTCTGGCAGCTGGGCATCGTCGCCTGGCTGGGTTATGCGATAGACCCGTACTCGGTGCTGGTGCCGTTTTTGATCTTCGCCATCGGCGTGTCCCACGCCGCGCAGAAAATGAACGGCATCATGCAGGACATCGCCCGCGGCACCCATAAACTGATCGCTGCGCGCTACACCTTCCGCCGCCTGTTCATCGCCGGGGTCACTGCGCTGTTGGCCGACGCCGTGGGTTTTGCGGTGCTGATGCTGATCGACATCCCGGTGATCCAGGACCTGGCCATTACCGCCAGTATTGGTGTCGCGGTCCTGATCTTCACCTCTCTATTGCTGATGCCGGTCGCGCTGTCGTACGTCGGCGTTGGCAAGAAGGCCGCCGAGCGCGCCTTGAAGATCGACAGCCGCGCTGCAGCGCATCGTGGCTTCGGAAAATTGTGGGACTTGCTCGACCGCTTCACCACTCGCAACTGGGCTATCGGCACTGTACTAGGTGCCTTGGTGTTGGGTATTGCCGGTTTCGCCGTCAGTACGCATCTGAAGATCGGCGACCTCGACAGTGGTGCTCCGGAGCTGCGTGCCGACTCGCGCTACAACCGCGATAACGCCTACATCACTGGCCATTACGCGCTGTCCAGCGACCTGTTCGCAGTGATGATCAAGACTCCGCCAGAGGGCTGCCTGAATTATCAGACGCTGGTCCTGGCCGACCGCCTGGCCTGGGAACTGCAGCAATATCCGGGAGTGCAAGCGACCTCATCGCTGGTCAATGCGGTGCGCCAGATCACTGCCGGATCTTTCGAGGGCAACCCCAAGCTCAATAACATCCAGCGCAATCAAGACGTGTTGAACTACGGCGCGCAACAGGCCTCGGTCAATGCGCCGGAGCTGTTCAACAACAACTGTTCGGTCATGCCGGTCATTGCCTACCTCAAGGACCACAAGGCCGAAACCCTGGATGCGGTGGTCGCCATCGCCGACAAGTTCGCCAGGGAAAACAGCACCCCGGATCGCCAGTTCCTGCTGGCCGCCGGAACTGCGGGTATCGAGGCGGCAACCAATATCGTGGTGCGTGAAGCCAATCACACCATGCTGCTGTACGTGTACCTGGCGGTGACGCTGTTCTGCCTGATCACCTTCCGCAGCTGGCGCGCCACGCTGGTGGCGCTTTTGCCGCTGGTACTGACCTCGATCCTCTGCGAGGCCTTGATGGTCGCCATGGGCATCGGCGTGAAAGTCGCCACCTTGCCGGTTATTGCCCTGGGTGTGGGTATCGGTGTGGATTACGCGCTGTACCTGCTCAGCGTGCAGTTGCATTACCAACGCAGCGGTATGCCGCTGTCCGAAGCCTACCGCAACGCCGTGGCCTTCACCGGTCGGGTGGTCGGCCTGGTCGGCATCACGCTGGCAGCCGGTGTAGTGAGCTGGGCCTGGTCACCGATCAAGTTTCAGGCCGACATGGGCATCCTGCTGACCTTCATGTTCCTGTGGAACATGCTCGGCGCGCTGATCCTGATTCCGGCCCTGTCCTACTTCCTGTTGCGTGGGCCCTCGCTGAACCGTCGTGCTGCGCCGGCTGAGCCGGGGAGGCAGACCAGCGATAGCGACAATTCCAACAAACCGGGCGTGCCACATGCCCTCACAATGTCCGAGTAA
- a CDS encoding YCF48-related protein, whose product MGSYKKCLLLALGASLVLSQGIAQATNFIDVLDQPARLSTLAVRSPLLATARAGDRLVAVGQRGHILYSDDSGKNWLQASVPVSADLNAVSFPTPQQGWSVGSDGVVLHSSDAGATWSKQLDGRQIGDLLVKHYSALAQAEPGNEQWPQLVEDGQRLTKEGADKPLLDVWFANDQLGYVVGVFNLILRTEDGGKHWTPFQDRIDNPQGLHLNAIAAAGDALYIAGEQGLLLKFDDTQQRFLALPTPYQGSFFGVVGKPGEVLVYGLRGHVFRSTDGGANWAPLNTGLQVNITAATLDTDGHYELFTQAGQRLVSQDGGQGLKLMAQQNPSPVAGAVQAADGTLVLVGNRGARVLSQE is encoded by the coding sequence ATGGGTTCTTACAAAAAGTGCCTGTTGCTGGCACTGGGCGCCTCACTGGTTCTGTCACAGGGAATCGCCCAGGCCACCAACTTCATTGACGTGCTGGACCAGCCAGCCAGGCTCAGTACCCTGGCCGTGCGCAGCCCTTTGCTGGCCACGGCCCGCGCGGGTGATCGGCTGGTCGCTGTCGGGCAGCGTGGTCACATTCTCTACTCCGACGACTCCGGCAAGAACTGGCTTCAGGCCAGTGTGCCGGTCAGTGCTGACCTCAATGCCGTCTCGTTTCCTACGCCACAACAAGGTTGGTCCGTGGGTAGCGATGGTGTCGTGCTGCACAGCAGCGATGCCGGCGCAACCTGGAGCAAACAACTCGATGGCCGCCAGATCGGCGACTTGCTGGTCAAGCACTACAGCGCCCTGGCCCAGGCAGAACCTGGCAATGAACAATGGCCGCAGCTCGTCGAAGACGGCCAGCGGTTGACGAAAGAGGGCGCCGACAAGCCGCTGCTCGACGTCTGGTTCGCCAATGACCAACTCGGTTATGTGGTGGGTGTATTCAATCTGATCCTGCGCACTGAAGACGGTGGCAAGCACTGGACCCCGTTCCAGGACCGTATCGATAACCCGCAGGGGCTGCACCTCAATGCCATCGCCGCTGCCGGCGATGCGCTGTACATCGCCGGCGAACAGGGCTTGCTGCTCAAATTCGATGACACGCAGCAGCGTTTCCTGGCTCTGCCAACACCTTATCAAGGCAGCTTTTTCGGTGTGGTCGGCAAGCCTGGCGAAGTCCTGGTCTACGGGCTGCGCGGGCATGTGTTTCGCAGCACCGATGGCGGCGCCAACTGGGCCCCACTCAATACGGGGCTGCAAGTGAACATCACCGCCGCCACCCTGGACACCGACGGCCATTACGAGCTGTTTACCCAGGCCGGGCAACGGTTGGTCAGCCAGGATGGCGGGCAAGGCTTGAAATTGATGGCTCAGCAAAACCCGTCACCGGTTGCCGGCGCCGTTCAGGCAGCCGACGGCACATTGGTGTTGGTCGGCAACCGTGGTGCGCGCGTGCTTTCACAAGAATAA